In Puntigrus tetrazona isolate hp1 chromosome 7, ASM1883169v1, whole genome shotgun sequence, the following are encoded in one genomic region:
- the LOC122349733 gene encoding ubiquitin-conjugating enzyme E2 A-like, whose product MSTPARRRLMRDFKRLQEDPPAGVSGAPSENNIMVWNAVIFGPEGTPFEDGTFKLTVEFTEEYPNKPPTVRFVSKMFHPNVYADGSICLDILQNRWSPTYDVSSILTSIQSLLDEPNPNSPANSQAAQLYQENKREYEKRVSAIVEQSWRDS is encoded by the exons ATGTCTACTCCAGCACGAAGGCGACTCATGAGGGATTTTAAAAG GCTTCAAGAGGATCCTCCGGCTGGTGTTAGCGGTGCTCCCTCAGAAAACAATATCATGGTGTGGAATGCAGTGATATTTGG GCCAGAAGGAACGCCGTTTGAAGatg GTACATTCAAATTGACTGTAGAATTCACAGAAGAATACCCAAATAAACCACCCACAGTCAGATTCGTCTCAAAAATGTTTCACCCTAACG TATATGCAGATGGAAGCATATGTCTTGACATCCTACAAAATCGTTGGAGTCCAACGTACGATGTGTCGTCCATTCTTACCTCAATCCAG TCTTTGCTTGATGAACCAAACCCTAACAGTCCCGCTAACAGCCAAGCAGCTCAGCTTTACCAGGAGAACAAGCGGGAGTATGAGAAGCGTGTGTCGGCTATCGTCGAGCAGAGCTGGAGGGACAGCTGA